From the genome of Streptomyces sp. NBC_01341, one region includes:
- a CDS encoding RidA family protein yields the protein MTDSVRRFSSDAPWEEKFGYSRAVELPGGLVLVAGCTSVVNGEIARGGPYEQAVASFQVAFDALKQTGLGREDVVRTRMYLTHARDVDEVGRAHKELFDDVRPAASMIIVAGLVDPSLVVEVEVEAYRAGER from the coding sequence ATGACGGACTCCGTGCGCCGCTTCTCCTCGGACGCCCCGTGGGAGGAGAAGTTCGGTTACTCCCGCGCGGTGGAGCTCCCGGGCGGTCTGGTCCTCGTGGCCGGATGCACCTCCGTGGTCAACGGCGAGATCGCCCGGGGCGGTCCGTACGAGCAGGCCGTCGCCTCCTTCCAGGTCGCCTTCGACGCGCTGAAGCAGACGGGCCTGGGACGCGAGGACGTCGTCCGTACCCGGATGTACCTCACCCACGCCCGCGACGTGGACGAGGTCGGCCGCGCCCACAAGGAGCTGTTCGACGACGTCCGCCCCGCCGCCTCGATGATCATCGTGGCCGGTCTGGTGGACCCGTCCCTCGTCGTCGAGGTCGAGGTCGAGGCCTACCGGGCGGGTGAGCGATGA
- a CDS encoding oxidoreductase yields MTEPHDGEIPDGLSAAELGMWQSFRNGTTYDLRSHDPVRDDPFAPHVWGPERSVGARTVARLLLSGPAARPGRVAALKLRGVRITGKLDLAGGRVSPYVELTGCRFEQEVVLPECHFTTLRMVGCAVPRLDAARLHTEGDLHLPRCRIERGIRLTDAQIGTDLLINQLFAGPDRRGRAFVGDGMSVAQDLQAEMIDTRGELSLRGAKVGGSLSLRGSRLRASDGRRALNAPQLSVERTLYMTEAWVSIETGNQGTTPPYGIARGGGPARGTRAQVFTCRGAVRLDDGRFGDAVDLHKARFVLTGREELSLRRIVTPELRFNAERPREGRVVLNGARVVTLIDVSTSWPGPGGLAMGGFVYENLVPYGHFPLSRRLDWVLAATPEYVPEPYERLATVLRNCGEDADAREVLLAKQRRRRETLPPAGRIWGYLQDWTVAYGYRPGRALVWMAVLWAAGAVAFSQYRPESIKGSEHPQWNAALYALDLLVPVIDLGQDGYWLLEGGWQWTAAALVLLGWILATTVAAGASRLLRRG; encoded by the coding sequence GTGACCGAGCCGCACGACGGCGAGATCCCGGACGGGCTCAGCGCGGCGGAGCTGGGCATGTGGCAGTCGTTCCGGAACGGCACGACCTACGATCTGCGTTCCCACGACCCGGTGCGTGACGATCCGTTCGCGCCGCACGTCTGGGGACCGGAGCGGAGCGTCGGCGCGAGGACGGTCGCGCGGCTGCTGCTGAGCGGGCCGGCGGCTCGGCCCGGACGGGTGGCCGCACTGAAGCTCCGGGGGGTGCGCATCACCGGGAAGCTGGACCTGGCGGGCGGGCGTGTCTCGCCGTACGTGGAGCTGACGGGCTGCCGCTTCGAGCAGGAGGTGGTCCTGCCGGAGTGCCACTTCACGACCCTGCGGATGGTGGGCTGCGCGGTGCCGCGCCTGGACGCGGCGCGGCTGCACACGGAGGGCGACCTGCATCTGCCGCGCTGCCGCATCGAGCGCGGTATCCGCCTGACCGACGCCCAGATCGGTACGGACCTGCTGATCAACCAGCTGTTCGCCGGTCCGGACCGGCGCGGGCGCGCCTTCGTCGGCGACGGCATGTCGGTGGCGCAGGACCTGCAGGCCGAGATGATCGACACGCGCGGCGAGCTGAGCCTGCGCGGGGCCAAGGTCGGCGGTTCGCTGAGCCTGCGCGGCAGCAGGCTGCGCGCCTCCGACGGGCGGCGGGCGCTGAACGCCCCGCAGCTGAGTGTGGAGCGCACGCTGTACATGACGGAGGCCTGGGTCAGCATCGAGACGGGGAACCAGGGCACCACACCGCCGTACGGCATCGCGCGCGGCGGCGGCCCGGCCCGCGGGACGCGGGCGCAGGTCTTCACGTGCCGGGGCGCGGTGCGCCTGGACGACGGCCGGTTCGGGGACGCGGTGGACCTGCACAAGGCCCGTTTCGTCCTCACGGGCCGTGAGGAGCTGTCGCTGCGCAGGATCGTCACCCCTGAGCTGCGCTTCAACGCGGAGCGCCCCCGTGAGGGCCGGGTCGTGCTGAACGGTGCGAGGGTGGTGACGCTGATCGACGTGTCGACCAGCTGGCCGGGCCCGGGCGGTCTGGCGATGGGCGGCTTCGTCTACGAGAACCTCGTGCCGTACGGCCACTTCCCGCTGTCGAGGCGCCTCGACTGGGTGCTGGCCGCGACCCCGGAGTACGTACCGGAGCCGTACGAGCGCCTCGCGACGGTACTGCGCAACTGCGGCGAGGACGCAGACGCCCGCGAGGTGCTGCTGGCCAAGCAGCGGCGCAGGCGCGAGACGCTCCCGCCGGCGGGCAGGATCTGGGGCTATCTGCAGGACTGGACGGTGGCGTACGGCTACCGTCCGGGCCGCGCGCTGGTGTGGATGGCGGTGCTGTGGGCCGCGGGGGCGGTGGCCTTCTCGCAGTACCGACCGGAGTCGATCAAGGGGAGCGAGCATCCTCAGTGGAATGCCGCGCTCTACGCACTGGACCTGCTGGTCCCGGTGATCGATCTCGGGCAGGACGGCTACTGGCTGCTCGAGGGCGGCTGGCAGTGGACGGCGGCGGCGCTCGTGCTGCTGGGCTGGATACTGGCCACGACGGTGGCGGCGGGGGCCTCCCGGCTCCTGCGGCGCGGTTGA
- a CDS encoding alpha/beta fold hydrolase codes for MTDELRTHDGLTLRYRSWSRDPDGALPPVVLLHGFAAHARLNWEGPGVVEALVARGRRVYAPDARGHGDSDGPHTDACYGESLMARDVRLLIDRIGADRVHVAGYSMGAVVAILAAAQDARISRLVVGGIGAGAVEVGGLDTRVIPPDLVSAALTAEDAADAPARTRAFRVLADTAGGDRLALAAQIRSVHRDALPLDRIVVPTLVLAGADDPLATRPEVLASAIAGAELAVLPGDHLTAVRDPGFAVSIAGFLSRDRAHPHT; via the coding sequence ATGACGGATGAACTGCGCACGCACGACGGCCTGACCCTGCGGTACCGGTCCTGGTCACGGGATCCGGACGGCGCCCTGCCGCCGGTCGTGCTGCTCCACGGCTTCGCCGCCCACGCCCGGCTGAACTGGGAGGGCCCCGGGGTCGTGGAGGCGCTGGTGGCGCGGGGCCGGCGGGTGTACGCCCCGGATGCGCGCGGGCACGGCGATTCGGACGGGCCGCACACCGACGCCTGCTACGGCGAGTCGCTGATGGCCCGTGACGTGCGGTTGCTCATCGACCGGATCGGCGCGGACCGGGTGCACGTGGCGGGGTACTCCATGGGCGCCGTGGTCGCGATCCTCGCCGCGGCCCAGGACGCCCGGATCAGCCGTCTGGTCGTGGGCGGGATCGGCGCGGGTGCGGTGGAGGTGGGCGGGCTCGACACCCGGGTGATCCCGCCGGACCTGGTGTCGGCGGCGCTGACGGCCGAGGACGCTGCGGACGCACCCGCGCGGACCCGGGCCTTCCGCGTCCTGGCGGACACGGCGGGCGGCGACCGGCTGGCGCTGGCCGCGCAGATACGTTCGGTGCACCGCGACGCGTTGCCGCTGGACCGGATCGTCGTCCCGACGCTGGTGCTCGCCGGTGCGGACGACCCTCTCGCGACCCGGCCCGAAGTGCTGGCCTCGGCGATCGCGGGCGCGGAGCTGGCCGTGCTTCCGGGGGATCACCTGACGGCTGTGCGCGATCCCGGATTCGCCGTGAGCATCGCGGGTTTCCTCTCCCGGGACCGAGCACACCCGCACACCTGA
- a CDS encoding histidinol-phosphate transaminase yields the protein MTNSSNAWDALPIRDELRGQSPYGAPQLDVPVRLNTNENPYPLPDALVDRIAERVREAARDLNRYPDRDAVELRTELARYLTRTAGHEVAAVNVWAANGSNEVLQQLLQTFGGPGRTAIGFEPSYSMHALIARGTGTGWISGPRNEDFTIDVEASKKAIAEHRPEVVFITSPNNPTGTAVDADTVVALYDAAQAARPSMVVVDEAYGEFSHHPSLLPLIEGRPHLVLSRTMSKAFGAAGLRLGYLAAAPAVVDAVQLVRLPYHLSSVTQATALAALEHTDTLLGYVAQLKSERDRLVGGLRELGFAVTDSDANFVQFGRFADSHAAWQEILDRGVLVRDNGVPGWLRVSAGTPAENDAFLDAVRELKKEHDA from the coding sequence GTGACGAACAGCAGCAACGCCTGGGACGCGCTCCCGATCCGCGACGAGCTCCGCGGCCAGTCCCCGTACGGCGCGCCCCAGCTCGACGTACCCGTCCGGCTGAACACCAACGAGAACCCCTACCCGCTGCCCGACGCGCTCGTCGACCGCATCGCCGAGCGCGTCCGCGAGGCCGCCCGCGACCTCAACCGCTACCCCGACCGCGACGCCGTCGAACTCCGCACCGAGCTCGCCCGCTACCTCACCCGCACCGCGGGACACGAGGTGGCCGCGGTCAACGTCTGGGCGGCCAACGGCTCCAACGAGGTCCTCCAGCAGCTGCTGCAGACCTTCGGCGGACCCGGGCGCACCGCGATCGGCTTCGAACCCTCGTACTCCATGCACGCCCTCATCGCCCGCGGCACCGGCACCGGCTGGATCTCCGGCCCGCGCAACGAGGACTTCACCATCGACGTGGAGGCATCGAAGAAGGCCATCGCCGAGCACCGGCCGGAAGTCGTCTTCATCACCTCGCCCAACAACCCCACCGGCACCGCCGTCGACGCGGACACGGTCGTCGCCCTGTACGACGCGGCCCAGGCGGCACGGCCCTCGATGGTCGTCGTCGACGAGGCGTACGGCGAGTTCAGCCACCACCCCTCGCTGCTCCCGCTCATCGAGGGCCGCCCCCACCTGGTGCTCTCGCGCACCATGTCCAAGGCCTTCGGCGCCGCGGGCCTGCGCCTCGGCTACCTCGCAGCGGCCCCGGCCGTCGTCGATGCCGTACAGCTGGTGCGCCTGCCGTACCACCTGTCCTCCGTCACCCAGGCCACCGCGCTCGCCGCCCTGGAGCACACCGATACGCTGCTCGGGTACGTCGCGCAGCTCAAGAGCGAGCGCGACCGGCTGGTCGGCGGGCTGCGGGAGCTCGGCTTCGCCGTGACGGACTCGGACGCCAACTTCGTCCAGTTCGGCCGCTTCGCCGACAGCCACGCCGCCTGGCAGGAGATCCTCGACCGGGGCGTCCTGGTCCGGGACAACGGCGTACCGGGGTGGCTGCGGGTCTCCGCGGGAACCCCGGCAGAGAACGACGCGTTCCTCGATGCGGTGCGCGAACTGAAGAAGGAGCACGACGCATGA
- the hisF gene encoding imidazole glycerol phosphate synthase subunit HisF, producing the protein MSLAVRVIPCLDVDNGRVVKGVNFQNLRDAGDPVEMAKLYDAEGADELTFLDITASSGDRETTYDVVRRTAEQVFIPLTVGGGVRTPDDVDKLLRAGADKVGVNTAAIARPDLVREIAERFGRQVLVLSVDARRTPTGSFEVTTHGGRKGTGIDAVEWAHRAAELGAGEILLNSMDADGTKDGYDTEMIEAVRAHVTVPVIASGGAGRLEDFAPAVGAGADAVLAASVFHFGDLRISEVKGALREAGHPVR; encoded by the coding sequence ATGAGCCTCGCCGTACGGGTCATCCCGTGCCTCGACGTCGACAACGGCCGGGTCGTCAAGGGCGTCAACTTCCAGAACCTGCGCGACGCGGGTGACCCCGTCGAGATGGCCAAGCTGTACGACGCCGAGGGCGCCGACGAGCTGACGTTCCTCGACATCACCGCGTCCAGCGGTGACCGCGAGACGACCTACGACGTGGTGCGCCGCACCGCGGAGCAGGTCTTCATCCCGCTCACCGTCGGCGGCGGCGTCCGCACCCCCGACGACGTCGACAAGCTGCTGCGGGCCGGGGCCGACAAGGTCGGCGTCAACACAGCGGCCATCGCCCGCCCCGACCTCGTCCGTGAGATCGCGGAGCGGTTCGGACGGCAGGTGCTCGTGCTCTCCGTCGACGCCCGCCGCACCCCCACGGGCAGCTTCGAGGTCACCACGCACGGCGGCCGCAAGGGCACCGGCATCGACGCGGTCGAGTGGGCGCACCGGGCTGCCGAGCTCGGCGCCGGGGAGATCCTCCTCAACTCGATGGACGCCGACGGCACGAAGGACGGCTACGACACCGAGATGATCGAGGCCGTACGGGCGCACGTCACCGTCCCCGTCATCGCCTCGGGCGGTGCTGGCCGGCTGGAGGACTTCGCTCCGGCCGTCGGCGCGGGTGCCGACGCGGTCCTGGCCGCATCCGTCTTCCACTTCGGTGACCTGCGGATCTCTGAGGTCAAGGGTGCGCTGCGAGAGGCCGGTCACCCGGTCCGCTGA
- the bdeA gene encoding bis(hydroxyethyl) terephthalate hydrolase: MQQHLPSGDISPRHRMSKSRSRTVKLAVAAAAATAGLVTALIPGAQAADNPYERGPAPSNSSIEASRGSYATSQTTVSSLSVSGFGGGTIYYPTSTADGTFGAVVIAPGFTAYQSSIAWLGPRLASQGFVVFTIDTNTTVDQPASRGDQLLAALDYLTQRSSARTRIDSSRLGVMGHSMGGGGTLEAAKDRPSLQAAIPLTGWNTDKTWPEVQTPTLVIGADGDTVAPVATHSEPFYNSLPSSLDKAYLELRGASHFTPNSSNTTIAKYSISWLKRFIDNDTRYEQFLCPLPSASLTIAEYRGTCPHTS; this comes from the coding sequence GTGCAGCAGCACCTCCCCTCCGGCGACATCTCCCCGCGCCACCGGATGTCGAAGAGCCGCTCCCGTACGGTCAAGCTCGCCGTGGCCGCCGCCGCGGCCACCGCCGGCCTGGTCACCGCCCTGATACCGGGCGCCCAGGCCGCGGACAACCCGTACGAGCGCGGCCCGGCTCCGAGCAACTCCAGCATCGAGGCGAGCCGCGGCTCCTACGCGACCTCGCAGACCACCGTCTCCTCGCTGAGCGTCAGCGGGTTCGGCGGCGGCACGATCTACTACCCGACGTCGACCGCGGACGGGACGTTCGGCGCGGTCGTCATCGCGCCCGGCTTCACCGCCTACCAGTCGAGCATCGCCTGGCTCGGACCGCGCCTGGCCTCCCAGGGCTTCGTGGTCTTCACCATCGACACCAACACGACGGTGGACCAGCCGGCGAGCAGGGGCGACCAGTTGCTGGCCGCCCTGGACTACCTCACCCAGAGGAGCTCCGCGCGTACGCGGATCGACTCCTCGCGGCTCGGTGTGATGGGCCACTCCATGGGCGGCGGCGGCACACTCGAAGCCGCGAAGGACCGGCCGTCGCTCCAGGCCGCCATCCCGCTGACCGGCTGGAACACGGACAAGACCTGGCCCGAGGTGCAGACGCCGACCCTGGTCATCGGGGCGGACGGTGACACGGTCGCCCCGGTGGCCACGCACTCGGAGCCCTTCTACAACTCGCTGCCGAGCTCGCTGGACAAGGCGTACCTGGAGCTGCGCGGGGCGAGCCACTTCACCCCGAACTCCTCCAACACGACGATCGCGAAGTACAGCATCTCGTGGCTGAAGCGCTTCATCGACAACGACACCCGCTACGAGCAGTTCCTCTGCCCGCTGCCCTCGGCGAGCCTGACCATCGCGGAGTACCGGGGCACCTGCCCGCACACCTCCTGA
- the hisB gene encoding imidazoleglycerol-phosphate dehydratase HisB, producing the protein MSRVGRVERTTKETSVLVEIDLDGTGKVDVGTGVGFYDHMLDQLGRHGLFDLTVKTEGDLHIDSHHTIEDTALALGAAFKQALGDKVGIYRFGNCTVPLDESLAQVTVDLSGRPYLVHTEPEKMAPMIGEYDTTMTRHILESFVAQAQIALHVHVPYGRNAHHIVECQFKALARALRYASEHDPRAAGILPSTKGAL; encoded by the coding sequence ATGAGCCGCGTAGGCAGGGTGGAGCGGACCACCAAGGAGACCTCCGTGCTCGTCGAGATCGATCTCGACGGCACCGGCAAGGTCGATGTCGGGACCGGGGTCGGTTTCTACGACCACATGCTCGACCAGCTCGGCCGGCACGGACTCTTCGACCTCACGGTCAAGACCGAGGGCGACCTGCACATCGACTCGCACCACACCATCGAGGACACCGCCCTCGCACTCGGCGCCGCCTTCAAGCAGGCACTGGGCGACAAGGTCGGCATCTACCGCTTCGGCAACTGCACGGTCCCGCTGGACGAGTCGCTCGCCCAGGTCACCGTCGACCTCTCCGGCCGCCCCTACCTGGTGCACACCGAGCCGGAGAAGATGGCGCCGATGATCGGCGAGTACGACACGACGATGACCCGGCACATCCTGGAGTCCTTCGTCGCCCAGGCGCAGATCGCCCTGCACGTCCACGTCCCGTACGGCCGCAACGCCCACCACATCGTGGAGTGCCAGTTCAAGGCGCTGGCCCGCGCGCTCCGTTACGCCAGCGAGCACGACCCGCGCGCCGCAGGCATCCTGCCCTCCACGAAGGGCGCGCTGTGA
- the hisD gene encoding histidinol dehydrogenase translates to MISRIDLRGTALPEGGALRDLLPRAEFDVEAALETVRPICEDVRHRGSAAVIEWGEKFDGVRIASVRVPADAVGAALEALDPAVRAALEESVRRARLVHREQRRTTHTTQVVPGGTVTEKWVPVERVGLYVPGGRSVYPSSVVMNVVPAQEAGVEGIAVASPPQKEFGGLPHPTILAACALLGVDEVYAAGGAQAVAMFAYGTEDCPPVNLVTGPGNIYVAAAKRLLKGRVGIDAEAGPTEIAILADASADPVHVAADLISQAEHDPMAAAVLVTDSEELAAATEAELKPQVAATRHVTDRIEPALAGRQSAIVLVRDIEDGLRVVDAYAAEHLEIQTENAAAVADRVRNAGAVFVGPWSPVSLGDYCAGSNHVLPTGGCACHSSGLSVQSFLRGIHIVDYTRDALADVTHHVVTLAEAEDLPAHGAALKARFGWKVPQA, encoded by the coding sequence GTGATCTCTCGAATCGATCTGCGCGGTACCGCCCTCCCCGAGGGCGGCGCCCTGCGCGACCTGCTGCCCCGTGCCGAGTTCGACGTGGAAGCCGCCCTGGAGACGGTGCGGCCCATCTGCGAGGACGTACGCCATCGTGGCTCGGCGGCAGTGATCGAGTGGGGAGAGAAATTCGACGGCGTGCGGATCGCCTCGGTCCGGGTGCCGGCGGACGCCGTCGGAGCGGCGCTGGAAGCCCTCGACCCCGCCGTGCGCGCGGCGCTCGAGGAGTCCGTCCGCCGTGCCCGCCTCGTCCACCGCGAGCAGCGCCGCACCACGCACACCACCCAGGTCGTGCCCGGCGGCACCGTCACCGAGAAGTGGGTGCCCGTCGAGCGTGTCGGGCTCTACGTCCCCGGCGGCCGCTCGGTCTACCCCTCGTCCGTCGTCATGAACGTGGTACCGGCCCAGGAGGCGGGCGTCGAGGGCATCGCCGTCGCGTCCCCGCCCCAGAAGGAGTTCGGCGGCCTGCCGCACCCCACGATCCTCGCGGCCTGCGCCCTCCTCGGCGTCGACGAGGTGTACGCCGCCGGCGGCGCCCAGGCCGTCGCGATGTTCGCGTACGGCACCGAGGACTGCCCGCCCGTGAACCTCGTCACCGGGCCCGGCAACATCTACGTCGCCGCAGCCAAGCGCCTCCTCAAGGGCCGTGTCGGCATCGATGCCGAGGCCGGTCCCACCGAGATCGCGATCCTCGCCGACGCGAGCGCCGACCCCGTGCACGTCGCCGCCGACCTGATCAGCCAGGCCGAACACGACCCGATGGCCGCGGCCGTCCTCGTCACCGACTCCGAGGAACTCGCCGCGGCCACCGAGGCCGAGCTGAAGCCCCAGGTCGCCGCGACCCGGCACGTCACCGACCGGATCGAGCCCGCGCTGGCCGGCCGCCAGTCCGCGATCGTCCTCGTCCGCGACATCGAGGACGGGCTCAGGGTCGTCGACGCGTACGCGGCCGAACACCTGGAGATCCAGACGGAGAACGCCGCCGCCGTCGCCGACCGGGTCCGCAACGCGGGGGCCGTCTTCGTCGGCCCCTGGTCGCCCGTCTCCCTCGGCGACTACTGCGCCGGCTCCAACCACGTCCTGCCCACCGGCGGCTGCGCCTGCCACTCCTCGGGCCTGTCCGTGCAGTCCTTCCTGCGCGGCATCCACATCGTCGACTACACCCGCGACGCCCTCGCCGACGTCACCCACCACGTGGTGACCCTGGCCGAGGCGGAGGACCTCCCCGCCCACGGCGCCGCGCTCAAGGCCAGGTTCGGCTGGAAGGTTCCGCAAGCGTGA
- the hisH gene encoding imidazole glycerol phosphate synthase subunit HisH, whose translation MSDKKKIVVFDYGFGNVRSAERALAHVGGDVEITRDFDTAMNADGLLVPGVGAFSACMAGLKEARGEWIIGRRLSGGRPVMGICVGMQILFERGIEHGVETEGLDEWPGTVGPLKADIVPHMGWNTVEAPEDSRLFAGLDRDERYYFVHSYAAHDWSLEVTNAKIRAPKVTWATHGERFVAAVENGALWATQFHPEKSGDAGAQLLTNWIETL comes from the coding sequence GTGAGCGACAAGAAGAAGATCGTCGTCTTCGACTACGGCTTCGGCAACGTCCGTTCCGCCGAGCGGGCCCTCGCCCATGTCGGCGGGGACGTGGAGATCACCCGCGACTTCGACACCGCCATGAACGCGGACGGGCTGCTCGTCCCCGGCGTCGGTGCCTTCTCGGCCTGCATGGCGGGGCTGAAGGAAGCCCGCGGCGAATGGATCATCGGGCGCAGGCTGTCCGGCGGCCGGCCCGTCATGGGTATCTGCGTCGGCATGCAGATCCTGTTCGAGCGCGGCATCGAGCACGGCGTGGAGACGGAGGGCCTCGACGAGTGGCCCGGGACCGTCGGCCCGCTGAAGGCCGACATCGTCCCGCACATGGGCTGGAACACCGTCGAGGCCCCCGAGGACTCCCGGCTCTTCGCCGGCCTCGACCGCGACGAGCGCTACTACTTCGTGCACTCGTACGCGGCGCACGACTGGTCCCTCGAAGTGACCAACGCCAAGATCCGTGCCCCCAAGGTCACCTGGGCGACGCACGGAGAGCGGTTCGTCGCGGCCGTCGAGAACGGCGCGTTGTGGGCCACCCAGTTCCACCCCGAGAAGTCCGGCGATGCCGGCGCCCAGCTGCTGACCAACTGGATCGAGACGCTGTAA
- the priA gene encoding bifunctional 1-(5-phosphoribosyl)-5-((5-phosphoribosylamino)methylideneamino)imidazole-4-carboxamide isomerase/phosphoribosylanthranilate isomerase PriA, giving the protein MPKLELLPAVDVRDGQAVRLVHGESGSETSYGSPLEAALAWQNSGAEWLHLVDLDAAFGTGDNRALIAEVAGAMDIKVELSGGIRDDASLEAALATGCRRVNLGTAALETPEWVAKVIAEHGDKIAVGLDVRGTTLRGRGWTRDGGDLYETLARLDSEGCARYVVTDIAKDGTLEGPNLGLLRDVCAATDRPVVASGGVSSLADLRAISLLVPEGVEGAIVGKALYAKAFTLEEALKAVSA; this is encoded by the coding sequence ATGCCGAAGCTTGAACTGCTCCCCGCCGTAGACGTGCGCGACGGCCAGGCCGTCCGCCTCGTGCACGGCGAATCCGGCTCCGAGACCTCCTACGGCTCGCCGCTCGAGGCGGCCCTCGCCTGGCAGAACTCCGGCGCCGAGTGGCTTCACCTCGTCGACCTGGACGCCGCGTTCGGCACCGGCGACAACCGTGCCCTGATCGCCGAGGTCGCCGGCGCGATGGACATCAAGGTGGAACTCTCCGGCGGCATCCGCGACGACGCCTCGCTGGAGGCGGCCCTCGCCACCGGCTGCCGCCGCGTGAACCTCGGTACCGCCGCCCTGGAGACCCCCGAGTGGGTCGCCAAGGTCATCGCCGAGCACGGCGACAAGATCGCCGTCGGCCTCGACGTCCGCGGCACGACCCTGCGCGGCCGCGGCTGGACCCGCGACGGCGGCGACCTCTACGAGACGCTCGCCCGCCTCGACTCCGAGGGCTGCGCCCGGTACGTGGTGACCGACATCGCCAAGGACGGCACGCTGGAGGGCCCGAACCTGGGCCTGCTGCGCGACGTCTGCGCGGCCACCGACCGGCCCGTCGTCGCCTCCGGCGGCGTCTCCTCGCTGGCCGACCTGCGGGCGATCTCCCTGCTCGTCCCGGAGGGTGTCGAGGGCGCGATCGTCGGAAAGGCGCTGTACGCCAAGGCGTTCACGCTCGAGGAGGCACTGAAGGCGGTCTCCGCATGA